The Drosophila biarmipes strain raj3 chromosome 2L, RU_DBia_V1.1, whole genome shotgun sequence genome has a window encoding:
- the LOC108032509 gene encoding sodium/potassium/calcium exchanger Nckx30C isoform X3 produces the protein MLQPTTCSKQQQQRQQPVIATAAAEGAAKDHGALAAATVTAAGAAGAAAAEVAAGAAATATATASRNTWCHSDNMLSVGHSRTSSTTIDFNSRRRRGRLRGHVHAPFVLAENKQHQATILDECVNIFKRLVLLTLKTISATTITTKAKSRSRTAAAAAAAAAIPAVSATPATSATSRGASVDQLLPPSSRSRSSCRSRCLRLPIYSILLLCLATQGLGFGDAAKPKSAKQHFGGSGNSNSPNQNQNQNHNDVLGGVGAPSQTSGEDEAEIMYPFQSGEQMFGLEEDPDQDQDQELNSNAVPGSDEDNAANQRGINDTHNDNSTTTKTPLFPKDLFTKEQLENGAVILHIIGVIYMFVALAIVCDEFFVPSLDVIIEKLGITDDVAGATFMAAGGSAPELFTSVIGVFVSFDDVGIGTIVGSAVFNILFVIGMCALFSKTVLSLTWWPLFRDCSFYSISLLVLIYFFRDNRIFWWEALILFTIYIAYVAFMKWNVQVETCVKKMITKNKGNAANSSETSMATQPGGSVTSRAASETRSGPPGSSNAGATGNSSGSTQTGAKFRHGLLQLMIHTIDPLHDDDVPGKVDEKATQLHAIASLKVLLDATKPQRGGATTSAANHVKINLKETTLADRPNGNIDTTLDSPSLSGRRPSWIEQRVKIQTRKFSIKAPEIEDEPEPLSMAWPDTARKRLTYVLVAPLLVPMWLTLPDTRTPRGKRFFPVTFIGSIVWIAAFSYLMVWWANVAGDTARIPPEVMGLTFLAAGTSIPDLITSVIVARKGFGDMAVSSSVGSNIFDVTVGLPIPWLLYGIIYGAPVEVNSVGMVCSITILFMMLVFVVMSIACFRWRMNKGLGFTMFLLYFAFVAVSLMFEYDVITCPF, from the exons ATGTTGCAGCCAACAACATGCAgcaaacagcaacagcagaggCAGCAACCAGTAATTGCAACAGCAGCGGCGGAAGGAGCAGCTAAAGATCATGGAGCCttagcagcagcaactgtaacagcagcaggagcagcaggagcagcagcagcagaagtagcagcaggagcagccgcaactgcaacagcaacagcaagccGCAACACTTGGTGCCACAGCGACAACATGTTGTCCGTAGGCCACAGCCGCACCAGCAGCACAACGATAGACTTCAACAGTCGCCGGCGGAGGGGGCGCCTACGAGGACACGTCCACGCCCCCTTTGTCCTGGCGGAGAACAAGCAACACCAAGCTACGATACTGGACGagtgtgtaaatattttcaagcgcttagtattattaacattaaaaacaatatcagcaacaacaataacgaCGAAAGCCAAGTCAAGAAGCagaacggcagcagcagcagcagcagcagcagcgataCCAGCTGTCAGTGCAACACCTGCAACATCTGCAACATCTCGTGGTGCCTCCGTGGATCAGCTGCTCCCTCcaagcagccgcagccgcagcagctgcAGAAGTCGCTGCCTCCGCCTGCCGATCTACAGCATCCTGCTGCTGTGCCTGGCCACCCAGGGATTGGGATTCGGCGATGCGGCCAAGCCCAAGTCGGCCAAGCAGCACTTtggcggcagcggcaacagcaacagcccgaaccaaaaccaaaaccagaaCCACAACGATGTCCTGGGCGGAGTGGGTGCCCCATCGCAGACGTCCGGCGAGGACGAGGCCGAGATCATGTACCCCTTCCAGTCCGGGGAGCAGATGTTCGGCCTGGAGGAGGACCCggaccaggaccaggaccaggaGCTCAACTCCAATGCAGTGCCCGGCTCCGACGAGGATAATGCGGCCAATCAACGTGGTATCAATG ACACGCACAACGACAACTCGACCACCACGAAAACGCCACTATTCCCGAAAGACCTATTCACGAAAGAACAGCTTGAGAACGGCGCTGTCATCCTGCACATCATTGGGGTGATTTATATGTTCGTGGCGCTGGCCATTGTCTGTGATGAATTCTTCGTGCCTTCCCTTGACGTCATCATTGAAAAGCTCGGCATCACGGACGATGTGGCCGGCGCCACGTTTATGGCGGCGGGTGGCAGTGCCCCCGAGCTCTTCACCAGTGTGATTGGCGTTTTCGTGTCGTTCGACGACGTGGGCATTGGTACGATCGTTGGCTCCGCCGTGTTCAACATCCTGTTCGTGATCGGCATGTGCGCCCTCTTCTCGAAGACGGTACTATCGCTCACCTGGTGGCCTTTGTTCCGCGACTGCTCGTTCTACAGCATCAGCCTGCTGGTGCTGATCTACTTCTTCCGGGACAACCGCATCTTCTGGTGGGAGGCCCTCATCCTGTTCACCATCTACATCGCCTACGTGGCCTTCATGAAGTGGAACGTCCAGGTGGAGACGTGCGTCAAGAAGATGATTACCAAAAACAAG GGTAATGCGGCCAACTCCTCCGAAACATCGATGGCCACCCAGCCGGGCGGCTCCGTAACATCGCGGGCGGCGAGCGAAACCCGCTCCGGCCCGCCCGGATCGAGCAATGCGGGCGCCACAGGTAATAGCAGCGGTAGTACTCAGACCGGTGCCAAGTTCCGCCACGGCCTGTTACAGCTAATGATACACACGATAGATCCACTACACGATG ATGATGTTCCAGGCAAAGTGGACGAAAAGGCGACGCAGCTGCACGCCATTGCCTCGCTGAAGGTATTGCTGGACGCCACCAAGCCGCAGCGCGGTGGTGCCACCACCTCGGCGGCCAACCACGTCAAGATCAACCTCAAGGAGACCACGCTCGCCGATCGTCCCAATGGGAACATCGACACCACCCTCGACTCG CCATCGTTGAGTGGTCGACGTCCTAGCTGGATTGAGCagagggtcaaaattcagACACGCAAATTTAGCATCAAA GCGCCCGAAATCGAGGATGAGCCGGAGCCCCTGAGCATGGCCTGGCCGGACACGGCGCGGAAGCGGCTCACCTACGTCCTGGTGGCCCCGCTCCTGGTGCCCATGTGGCTCACACTGCCCGACACGCGGACGCCCCGCGGCAAGCGCTTCTTTCCGGTCACCTTCATCGGCTCCATCGTGTGGATAGCGGCCTTCTCCTACCTGATGGTCTGGTGGGCCAACGTGGCCGGCGACACGGCGCGCATTCCGCCCGAG GTCATGGGTCTGACCTTCCTGGCGGCGGGAACCTCCATTCCGGACTTGATTACCTCGGTGATAGTGGCACGCAAGGGATTCGGCGACATGGCCGTGTCCAGTTCCGTGGGCAGCAACATATTCGACGTGACCGTGGG CCTGCCGATCCCGTGGCTGCTCTACGGAATCATCTACGGGGCGCCCGTGGAGGTGAACTCGGTGGGCATGGTCTGCTCCATAACCATCCTGTTTATGATGCTGGTGTTCGTGGTGATGTCAATCGCCTGCTTCCGCTGGCGCATGAACAAGGGGTTGGGCTTCACCATGTTTCTGTTGTACTTTGCCTTTGTCGCCGTGTCGCTGATGTTCGAATACGATGTGATCACTTGCCCCTTCTAA
- the LOC108032509 gene encoding sodium/potassium/calcium exchanger Nckx30C isoform X4, with product MLQPTTCSKQQQQRQQPVIATAAAEGAAKDHGALAAATVTAAGAAGAAAAEVAAGAAATATATASRNTWCHSDNMLSVGHSRTSSTTIDFNSRRRRGRLRGHVHAPFVLAENKQHQATILDECVNIFKRLVLLTLKTISATTITTKAKSRSRTAAAAAAAAAIPAVSATPATSATSRGASVDQLLPPSSRSRSSCRSRCLRLPIYSILLLCLATQGLGFGDAAKPKSAKQHFGGSGNSNSPNQNQNQNHNDVLGGVGAPSQTSGEDEAEIMYPFQSGEQMFGLEEDPDQDQDQELNSNAVPGSDEDNAANQRGINDTHNDNSTTTKTPLFPKDLFTKEQLENGAVILHIIGVIYMFVALAIVCDEFFVPSLDVIIEKLGITDDVAGATFMAAGGSAPELFTSVIGVFVSFDDVGIGTIVGSAVFNILFVIGMCALFSKTVLSLTWWPLFRDCSFYSISLLVLIYFFRDNRIFWWEALILFTIYIAYVAFMKWNVQVETCVKKMITKNKVTRVRSTDQLMPAGNAANSSETSMATQPGGSVTSRAASETRSGPPGSSNAGATGNSSGSTQTGAKFRHGLLQLMIHTIDPLHDDDVPGKVDEKATQLHAIASLKVLLDATKPQRGGATTSAANHVKINLKETTLADRPNGNIDTTLDSAPEIEDEPEPLSMAWPDTARKRLTYVLVAPLLVPMWLTLPDTRTPRGKRFFPVTFIGSIVWIAAFSYLMVWWANVAGDTARIPPEVMGLTFLAAGTSIPDLITSVIVARKGFGDMAVSSSVGSNIFDVTVGLPIPWLLYGIIYGAPVEVNSVGMVCSITILFMMLVFVVMSIACFRWRMNKGLGFTMFLLYFAFVAVSLMFEYDVITCPF from the exons ATGTTGCAGCCAACAACATGCAgcaaacagcaacagcagaggCAGCAACCAGTAATTGCAACAGCAGCGGCGGAAGGAGCAGCTAAAGATCATGGAGCCttagcagcagcaactgtaacagcagcaggagcagcaggagcagcagcagcagaagtagcagcaggagcagccgcaactgcaacagcaacagcaagccGCAACACTTGGTGCCACAGCGACAACATGTTGTCCGTAGGCCACAGCCGCACCAGCAGCACAACGATAGACTTCAACAGTCGCCGGCGGAGGGGGCGCCTACGAGGACACGTCCACGCCCCCTTTGTCCTGGCGGAGAACAAGCAACACCAAGCTACGATACTGGACGagtgtgtaaatattttcaagcgcttagtattattaacattaaaaacaatatcagcaacaacaataacgaCGAAAGCCAAGTCAAGAAGCagaacggcagcagcagcagcagcagcagcagcgataCCAGCTGTCAGTGCAACACCTGCAACATCTGCAACATCTCGTGGTGCCTCCGTGGATCAGCTGCTCCCTCcaagcagccgcagccgcagcagctgcAGAAGTCGCTGCCTCCGCCTGCCGATCTACAGCATCCTGCTGCTGTGCCTGGCCACCCAGGGATTGGGATTCGGCGATGCGGCCAAGCCCAAGTCGGCCAAGCAGCACTTtggcggcagcggcaacagcaacagcccgaaccaaaaccaaaaccagaaCCACAACGATGTCCTGGGCGGAGTGGGTGCCCCATCGCAGACGTCCGGCGAGGACGAGGCCGAGATCATGTACCCCTTCCAGTCCGGGGAGCAGATGTTCGGCCTGGAGGAGGACCCggaccaggaccaggaccaggaGCTCAACTCCAATGCAGTGCCCGGCTCCGACGAGGATAATGCGGCCAATCAACGTGGTATCAATG ACACGCACAACGACAACTCGACCACCACGAAAACGCCACTATTCCCGAAAGACCTATTCACGAAAGAACAGCTTGAGAACGGCGCTGTCATCCTGCACATCATTGGGGTGATTTATATGTTCGTGGCGCTGGCCATTGTCTGTGATGAATTCTTCGTGCCTTCCCTTGACGTCATCATTGAAAAGCTCGGCATCACGGACGATGTGGCCGGCGCCACGTTTATGGCGGCGGGTGGCAGTGCCCCCGAGCTCTTCACCAGTGTGATTGGCGTTTTCGTGTCGTTCGACGACGTGGGCATTGGTACGATCGTTGGCTCCGCCGTGTTCAACATCCTGTTCGTGATCGGCATGTGCGCCCTCTTCTCGAAGACGGTACTATCGCTCACCTGGTGGCCTTTGTTCCGCGACTGCTCGTTCTACAGCATCAGCCTGCTGGTGCTGATCTACTTCTTCCGGGACAACCGCATCTTCTGGTGGGAGGCCCTCATCCTGTTCACCATCTACATCGCCTACGTGGCCTTCATGAAGTGGAACGTCCAGGTGGAGACGTGCGTCAAGAAGATGATTACCAAAAACAAGGTGACTCGCGTCAGAAGTACAGATCAACTTATGCCAGCA GGTAATGCGGCCAACTCCTCCGAAACATCGATGGCCACCCAGCCGGGCGGCTCCGTAACATCGCGGGCGGCGAGCGAAACCCGCTCCGGCCCGCCCGGATCGAGCAATGCGGGCGCCACAGGTAATAGCAGCGGTAGTACTCAGACCGGTGCCAAGTTCCGCCACGGCCTGTTACAGCTAATGATACACACGATAGATCCACTACACGATG ATGATGTTCCAGGCAAAGTGGACGAAAAGGCGACGCAGCTGCACGCCATTGCCTCGCTGAAGGTATTGCTGGACGCCACCAAGCCGCAGCGCGGTGGTGCCACCACCTCGGCGGCCAACCACGTCAAGATCAACCTCAAGGAGACCACGCTCGCCGATCGTCCCAATGGGAACATCGACACCACCCTCGACTCG GCGCCCGAAATCGAGGATGAGCCGGAGCCCCTGAGCATGGCCTGGCCGGACACGGCGCGGAAGCGGCTCACCTACGTCCTGGTGGCCCCGCTCCTGGTGCCCATGTGGCTCACACTGCCCGACACGCGGACGCCCCGCGGCAAGCGCTTCTTTCCGGTCACCTTCATCGGCTCCATCGTGTGGATAGCGGCCTTCTCCTACCTGATGGTCTGGTGGGCCAACGTGGCCGGCGACACGGCGCGCATTCCGCCCGAG GTCATGGGTCTGACCTTCCTGGCGGCGGGAACCTCCATTCCGGACTTGATTACCTCGGTGATAGTGGCACGCAAGGGATTCGGCGACATGGCCGTGTCCAGTTCCGTGGGCAGCAACATATTCGACGTGACCGTGGG CCTGCCGATCCCGTGGCTGCTCTACGGAATCATCTACGGGGCGCCCGTGGAGGTGAACTCGGTGGGCATGGTCTGCTCCATAACCATCCTGTTTATGATGCTGGTGTTCGTGGTGATGTCAATCGCCTGCTTCCGCTGGCGCATGAACAAGGGGTTGGGCTTCACCATGTTTCTGTTGTACTTTGCCTTTGTCGCCGTGTCGCTGATGTTCGAATACGATGTGATCACTTGCCCCTTCTAA
- the LOC108032509 gene encoding sodium/potassium/calcium exchanger Nckx30C isoform X5: MLQPTTCSKQQQQRQQPVIATAAAEGAAKDHGALAAATVTAAGAAGAAAAEVAAGAAATATATASRNTWCHSDNMLSVGHSRTSSTTIDFNSRRRRGRLRGHVHAPFVLAENKQHQATILDECVNIFKRLVLLTLKTISATTITTKAKSRSRTAAAAAAAAAIPAVSATPATSATSRGASVDQLLPPSSRSRSSCRSRCLRLPIYSILLLCLATQGLGFGDAAKPKSAKQHFGGSGNSNSPNQNQNQNHNDVLGGVGAPSQTSGEDEAEIMYPFQSGEQMFGLEEDPDQDQDQELNSNAVPGSDEDNAANQRGINDTHNDNSTTTKTPLFPKDLFTKEQLENGAVILHIIGVIYMFVALAIVCDEFFVPSLDVIIEKLGITDDVAGATFMAAGGSAPELFTSVIGVFVSFDDVGIGTIVGSAVFNILFVIGMCALFSKTVLSLTWWPLFRDCSFYSISLLVLIYFFRDNRIFWWEALILFTIYIAYVAFMKWNVQVETCVKKMITKNKVTRVRSTDQLMPAGNAANSSETSMATQPGGSVTSRAASETRSGPPGSSNAGATGNSSGSTQTGAKFRHGLLQLMIHTIDPLHDGKVDEKATQLHAIASLKVLLDATKPQRGGATTSAANHVKINLKETTLADRPNGNIDTTLDSAPEIEDEPEPLSMAWPDTARKRLTYVLVAPLLVPMWLTLPDTRTPRGKRFFPVTFIGSIVWIAAFSYLMVWWANVAGDTARIPPEVMGLTFLAAGTSIPDLITSVIVARKGFGDMAVSSSVGSNIFDVTVGLPIPWLLYGIIYGAPVEVNSVGMVCSITILFMMLVFVVMSIACFRWRMNKGLGFTMFLLYFAFVAVSLMFEYDVITCPF, encoded by the exons ATGTTGCAGCCAACAACATGCAgcaaacagcaacagcagaggCAGCAACCAGTAATTGCAACAGCAGCGGCGGAAGGAGCAGCTAAAGATCATGGAGCCttagcagcagcaactgtaacagcagcaggagcagcaggagcagcagcagcagaagtagcagcaggagcagccgcaactgcaacagcaacagcaagccGCAACACTTGGTGCCACAGCGACAACATGTTGTCCGTAGGCCACAGCCGCACCAGCAGCACAACGATAGACTTCAACAGTCGCCGGCGGAGGGGGCGCCTACGAGGACACGTCCACGCCCCCTTTGTCCTGGCGGAGAACAAGCAACACCAAGCTACGATACTGGACGagtgtgtaaatattttcaagcgcttagtattattaacattaaaaacaatatcagcaacaacaataacgaCGAAAGCCAAGTCAAGAAGCagaacggcagcagcagcagcagcagcagcagcgataCCAGCTGTCAGTGCAACACCTGCAACATCTGCAACATCTCGTGGTGCCTCCGTGGATCAGCTGCTCCCTCcaagcagccgcagccgcagcagctgcAGAAGTCGCTGCCTCCGCCTGCCGATCTACAGCATCCTGCTGCTGTGCCTGGCCACCCAGGGATTGGGATTCGGCGATGCGGCCAAGCCCAAGTCGGCCAAGCAGCACTTtggcggcagcggcaacagcaacagcccgaaccaaaaccaaaaccagaaCCACAACGATGTCCTGGGCGGAGTGGGTGCCCCATCGCAGACGTCCGGCGAGGACGAGGCCGAGATCATGTACCCCTTCCAGTCCGGGGAGCAGATGTTCGGCCTGGAGGAGGACCCggaccaggaccaggaccaggaGCTCAACTCCAATGCAGTGCCCGGCTCCGACGAGGATAATGCGGCCAATCAACGTGGTATCAATG ACACGCACAACGACAACTCGACCACCACGAAAACGCCACTATTCCCGAAAGACCTATTCACGAAAGAACAGCTTGAGAACGGCGCTGTCATCCTGCACATCATTGGGGTGATTTATATGTTCGTGGCGCTGGCCATTGTCTGTGATGAATTCTTCGTGCCTTCCCTTGACGTCATCATTGAAAAGCTCGGCATCACGGACGATGTGGCCGGCGCCACGTTTATGGCGGCGGGTGGCAGTGCCCCCGAGCTCTTCACCAGTGTGATTGGCGTTTTCGTGTCGTTCGACGACGTGGGCATTGGTACGATCGTTGGCTCCGCCGTGTTCAACATCCTGTTCGTGATCGGCATGTGCGCCCTCTTCTCGAAGACGGTACTATCGCTCACCTGGTGGCCTTTGTTCCGCGACTGCTCGTTCTACAGCATCAGCCTGCTGGTGCTGATCTACTTCTTCCGGGACAACCGCATCTTCTGGTGGGAGGCCCTCATCCTGTTCACCATCTACATCGCCTACGTGGCCTTCATGAAGTGGAACGTCCAGGTGGAGACGTGCGTCAAGAAGATGATTACCAAAAACAAGGTGACTCGCGTCAGAAGTACAGATCAACTTATGCCAGCA GGTAATGCGGCCAACTCCTCCGAAACATCGATGGCCACCCAGCCGGGCGGCTCCGTAACATCGCGGGCGGCGAGCGAAACCCGCTCCGGCCCGCCCGGATCGAGCAATGCGGGCGCCACAGGTAATAGCAGCGGTAGTACTCAGACCGGTGCCAAGTTCCGCCACGGCCTGTTACAGCTAATGATACACACGATAGATCCACTACACGATG GCAAAGTGGACGAAAAGGCGACGCAGCTGCACGCCATTGCCTCGCTGAAGGTATTGCTGGACGCCACCAAGCCGCAGCGCGGTGGTGCCACCACCTCGGCGGCCAACCACGTCAAGATCAACCTCAAGGAGACCACGCTCGCCGATCGTCCCAATGGGAACATCGACACCACCCTCGACTCG GCGCCCGAAATCGAGGATGAGCCGGAGCCCCTGAGCATGGCCTGGCCGGACACGGCGCGGAAGCGGCTCACCTACGTCCTGGTGGCCCCGCTCCTGGTGCCCATGTGGCTCACACTGCCCGACACGCGGACGCCCCGCGGCAAGCGCTTCTTTCCGGTCACCTTCATCGGCTCCATCGTGTGGATAGCGGCCTTCTCCTACCTGATGGTCTGGTGGGCCAACGTGGCCGGCGACACGGCGCGCATTCCGCCCGAG GTCATGGGTCTGACCTTCCTGGCGGCGGGAACCTCCATTCCGGACTTGATTACCTCGGTGATAGTGGCACGCAAGGGATTCGGCGACATGGCCGTGTCCAGTTCCGTGGGCAGCAACATATTCGACGTGACCGTGGG CCTGCCGATCCCGTGGCTGCTCTACGGAATCATCTACGGGGCGCCCGTGGAGGTGAACTCGGTGGGCATGGTCTGCTCCATAACCATCCTGTTTATGATGCTGGTGTTCGTGGTGATGTCAATCGCCTGCTTCCGCTGGCGCATGAACAAGGGGTTGGGCTTCACCATGTTTCTGTTGTACTTTGCCTTTGTCGCCGTGTCGCTGATGTTCGAATACGATGTGATCACTTGCCCCTTCTAA
- the LOC108032509 gene encoding sodium/potassium/calcium exchanger Nckx30C isoform X2, translated as MLQPTTCSKQQQQRQQPVIATAAAEGAAKDHGALAAATVTAAGAAGAAAAEVAAGAAATATATASRNTWCHSDNMLSVGHSRTSSTTIDFNSRRRRGRLRGHVHAPFVLAENKQHQATILDECVNIFKRLVLLTLKTISATTITTKAKSRSRTAAAAAAAAAIPAVSATPATSATSRGASVDQLLPPSSRSRSSCRSRCLRLPIYSILLLCLATQGLGFGDAAKPKSAKQHFGGSGNSNSPNQNQNQNHNDVLGGVGAPSQTSGEDEAEIMYPFQSGEQMFGLEEDPDQDQDQELNSNAVPGSDEDNAANQRGINDTHNDNSTTTKTPLFPKDLFTKEQLENGAVILHIIGVIYMFVALAIVCDEFFVPSLDVIIEKLGITDDVAGATFMAAGGSAPELFTSVIGVFVSFDDVGIGTIVGSAVFNILFVIGMCALFSKTVLSLTWWPLFRDCSFYSISLLVLIYFFRDNRIFWWEALILFTIYIAYVAFMKWNVQVETCVKKMITKNKVTRVRSTDQLMPAGNAANSSETSMATQPGGSVTSRAASETRSGPPGSSNAGATGNSSGSTQTGAKFRHGLLQLMIHTIDPLHDGKVDEKATQLHAIASLKVLLDATKPQRGGATTSAANHVKINLKETTLADRPNGNIDTTLDSPSLSGRRPSWIEQRVKIQTRKFSIKAPEIEDEPEPLSMAWPDTARKRLTYVLVAPLLVPMWLTLPDTRTPRGKRFFPVTFIGSIVWIAAFSYLMVWWANVAGDTARIPPEVMGLTFLAAGTSIPDLITSVIVARKGFGDMAVSSSVGSNIFDVTVGLPIPWLLYGIIYGAPVEVNSVGMVCSITILFMMLVFVVMSIACFRWRMNKGLGFTMFLLYFAFVAVSLMFEYDVITCPF; from the exons ATGTTGCAGCCAACAACATGCAgcaaacagcaacagcagaggCAGCAACCAGTAATTGCAACAGCAGCGGCGGAAGGAGCAGCTAAAGATCATGGAGCCttagcagcagcaactgtaacagcagcaggagcagcaggagcagcagcagcagaagtagcagcaggagcagccgcaactgcaacagcaacagcaagccGCAACACTTGGTGCCACAGCGACAACATGTTGTCCGTAGGCCACAGCCGCACCAGCAGCACAACGATAGACTTCAACAGTCGCCGGCGGAGGGGGCGCCTACGAGGACACGTCCACGCCCCCTTTGTCCTGGCGGAGAACAAGCAACACCAAGCTACGATACTGGACGagtgtgtaaatattttcaagcgcttagtattattaacattaaaaacaatatcagcaacaacaataacgaCGAAAGCCAAGTCAAGAAGCagaacggcagcagcagcagcagcagcagcagcgataCCAGCTGTCAGTGCAACACCTGCAACATCTGCAACATCTCGTGGTGCCTCCGTGGATCAGCTGCTCCCTCcaagcagccgcagccgcagcagctgcAGAAGTCGCTGCCTCCGCCTGCCGATCTACAGCATCCTGCTGCTGTGCCTGGCCACCCAGGGATTGGGATTCGGCGATGCGGCCAAGCCCAAGTCGGCCAAGCAGCACTTtggcggcagcggcaacagcaacagcccgaaccaaaaccaaaaccagaaCCACAACGATGTCCTGGGCGGAGTGGGTGCCCCATCGCAGACGTCCGGCGAGGACGAGGCCGAGATCATGTACCCCTTCCAGTCCGGGGAGCAGATGTTCGGCCTGGAGGAGGACCCggaccaggaccaggaccaggaGCTCAACTCCAATGCAGTGCCCGGCTCCGACGAGGATAATGCGGCCAATCAACGTGGTATCAATG ACACGCACAACGACAACTCGACCACCACGAAAACGCCACTATTCCCGAAAGACCTATTCACGAAAGAACAGCTTGAGAACGGCGCTGTCATCCTGCACATCATTGGGGTGATTTATATGTTCGTGGCGCTGGCCATTGTCTGTGATGAATTCTTCGTGCCTTCCCTTGACGTCATCATTGAAAAGCTCGGCATCACGGACGATGTGGCCGGCGCCACGTTTATGGCGGCGGGTGGCAGTGCCCCCGAGCTCTTCACCAGTGTGATTGGCGTTTTCGTGTCGTTCGACGACGTGGGCATTGGTACGATCGTTGGCTCCGCCGTGTTCAACATCCTGTTCGTGATCGGCATGTGCGCCCTCTTCTCGAAGACGGTACTATCGCTCACCTGGTGGCCTTTGTTCCGCGACTGCTCGTTCTACAGCATCAGCCTGCTGGTGCTGATCTACTTCTTCCGGGACAACCGCATCTTCTGGTGGGAGGCCCTCATCCTGTTCACCATCTACATCGCCTACGTGGCCTTCATGAAGTGGAACGTCCAGGTGGAGACGTGCGTCAAGAAGATGATTACCAAAAACAAGGTGACTCGCGTCAGAAGTACAGATCAACTTATGCCAGCA GGTAATGCGGCCAACTCCTCCGAAACATCGATGGCCACCCAGCCGGGCGGCTCCGTAACATCGCGGGCGGCGAGCGAAACCCGCTCCGGCCCGCCCGGATCGAGCAATGCGGGCGCCACAGGTAATAGCAGCGGTAGTACTCAGACCGGTGCCAAGTTCCGCCACGGCCTGTTACAGCTAATGATACACACGATAGATCCACTACACGATG GCAAAGTGGACGAAAAGGCGACGCAGCTGCACGCCATTGCCTCGCTGAAGGTATTGCTGGACGCCACCAAGCCGCAGCGCGGTGGTGCCACCACCTCGGCGGCCAACCACGTCAAGATCAACCTCAAGGAGACCACGCTCGCCGATCGTCCCAATGGGAACATCGACACCACCCTCGACTCG CCATCGTTGAGTGGTCGACGTCCTAGCTGGATTGAGCagagggtcaaaattcagACACGCAAATTTAGCATCAAA GCGCCCGAAATCGAGGATGAGCCGGAGCCCCTGAGCATGGCCTGGCCGGACACGGCGCGGAAGCGGCTCACCTACGTCCTGGTGGCCCCGCTCCTGGTGCCCATGTGGCTCACACTGCCCGACACGCGGACGCCCCGCGGCAAGCGCTTCTTTCCGGTCACCTTCATCGGCTCCATCGTGTGGATAGCGGCCTTCTCCTACCTGATGGTCTGGTGGGCCAACGTGGCCGGCGACACGGCGCGCATTCCGCCCGAG GTCATGGGTCTGACCTTCCTGGCGGCGGGAACCTCCATTCCGGACTTGATTACCTCGGTGATAGTGGCACGCAAGGGATTCGGCGACATGGCCGTGTCCAGTTCCGTGGGCAGCAACATATTCGACGTGACCGTGGG CCTGCCGATCCCGTGGCTGCTCTACGGAATCATCTACGGGGCGCCCGTGGAGGTGAACTCGGTGGGCATGGTCTGCTCCATAACCATCCTGTTTATGATGCTGGTGTTCGTGGTGATGTCAATCGCCTGCTTCCGCTGGCGCATGAACAAGGGGTTGGGCTTCACCATGTTTCTGTTGTACTTTGCCTTTGTCGCCGTGTCGCTGATGTTCGAATACGATGTGATCACTTGCCCCTTCTAA